The genomic interval CCTTAACGGTCGCCCGCTCTAATTGTTTGGCTCGATGCCTTACGGCTTCCTCGTATCGTTCGACTTGGTTTCGGACGGTATCGTGTATGGCTGTGTATTGCTCATCCCGGAATACCGTTTCCAACTCCGTCAACTCCTTTTCGCCGATTTTCCCGCACATCTTCACGTAACGGTATTTCAGATCGTTGGCAGCCAACTGCCGATTATTCTCCGAAATTCGGTAGATGAATGCGGCTTGCAGGAAAATACCTCCCAGCATGGCGAACATCGTCAGAAATGTTTTCGAGGATTTAAGATCGAGCGTATAGATGTGGCGGTGTTCCTGCACAGGCAGGTTTTCGGGCATTGCCGCTGCTTCGACGGCTTGCCCTACCTGCTCGATCAATGTATGTGTCTGCCTGTTCTCCTTGTCGATCACCTCCAGTCTCCCAGCTAACTGTTGCAGCAGCATGTCGTATTTGTTAACGATCTCCCGTTCCTGCTCGGTTTTTATTCCGGGCAAGGCTGTATACCGTTGCAGGTGTTCGAGCAGTTGCGTAATCTGTTCCTGCGAAAGTTCCGCGGCCTCTATCAGTCGCTCGATCCGTTCCAGCTGCGTATTCTCCAAACCTGCGTTTCCTGCGCCGCCTGCTTTGGCGTTTTTGATGGCTTTGACAAGCGTTTCCTTGAGGTCTTCGTACATTTCGATCGAGAGGTCGATCTTATTTTCGTCGTTCATGGTTTTTGAGATTTTCTAATTCGGCTACAGTTTTATTTTGGCTCTTCTTTTCTGTTCTTCGAGTCTGCGGCGGTGCTCCATCGCAGCTATTGCCATCGCCTCGGCCGCAGCGTTGAGCAGCGCCGTGATTCGTGCTATATGCTCTTCGGGACTTTCTCCCGGCTTGCGCTGCAACTGCTCGGCGGACACTCCGACGGGCGAACCGGCCGGCGGCAGCGGAATACCCCCAGCCTTTTCGAGGTTTACCGATAGTGGCTCTTCGCGTGTACTGCCGCCGCCCATGCCACCGAACAGCCCTGCAAATGCCGAACGGTAATTGCCTGCCGCCGCCGAGAGGTTCCCGAAGAGCGTGGCCCGGTGTTGGGTTTGTTGTTGAATATGGTTGAACCGGTTGTCGAGTTTCGTAAAGCTAAATGCCCGGTCGATCTTCGATCCGGAAAACTCGAAACCGTTTTTCGAGAAGAGGACACCCTGCCTGCGGTCGGTCGAGCCGCAATACTTGTAGTGAACGCCGATGCCCTGTTCCTTTAATTTACCTTCCAACTCGTTCCAATTCTTGCATTTGGGCAGACAGCCTTTGATCGCATCGTGGATTTCGTATCTGGTCTTGTCGGGTTCGCGCAGCCGCTCCCGCTGTACGTCGTCCTTTCCCGGCGCGAGATATAGCCCGTGTTTCTCGATCAGCTCCCGGCATACCTTGGCATTGGCCAGCCGGGTCAGCTGGTTCAGATTCCGGGCGACGCCTTTCAGCTGGGCCATGAAATC from uncultured Alistipes sp. carries:
- a CDS encoding plasmid mobilization protein gives rise to the protein METPKKTYSKQGGRPKVGIGRIRRYVVSTRLSPERKLRFSALCREAGQPPAEVLRQLIDRGTVTARITREQLDFMAQLKGVARNLNQLTRLANAKVCRELIEKHGLYLAPGKDDVQRERLREPDKTRYEIHDAIKGCLPKCKNWNELEGKLKEQGIGVHYKYCGSTDRRQGVLFSKNGFEFSGSKIDRAFSFTKLDNRFNHIQQQTQHRATLFGNLSAAAGNYRSAFAGLFGGMGGGSTREEPLSVNLEKAGGIPLPPAGSPVGVSAEQLQRKPGESPEEHIARITALLNAAAEAMAIAAMEHRRRLEEQKRRAKIKL